The Clupea harengus chromosome 6, Ch_v2.0.2, whole genome shotgun sequence genome contains a region encoding:
- the bod1l1 gene encoding biorientation of chromosomes in cell division protein 1-like 1 isoform X1, translating into MAGLPPGDPQLVSMIVNHLKTQGLFDQFRRDCLADVDTKPAYLNLRQRVDNFVSNHLSNHTWSPHLNKNQLRNNIRQLVLQSGMLEQGVDRIVAQVVDPKIHHIFRPQVERVVREFLSPGSHVEEPPAYYPQGEDLHLPPSAVMSAPGTSANAMSILDTISSLNQDASTRAGGEKGQEGELDLDDAVLNGSTGEQDMSLVEDEEEEGEAVESQPEEEQEEGEKPALDVFSTEIKTEVVSEEMDIDREAESEEVKGEEEVKEDPAEEEREIKEEEGKDKSMSRSPSKTAEEALSRDQDTSKTINEKQNMRQKARERLKEEYSLEDSDLEGLSDITVSSVHTSDLSSFEGESDGEPQASDSTEEGEITSEDEKAEETKASADDGEENKERKPGARRQGYVHKPFLYSRYYSDSDDEDTVEQRRRSAAKDKEERLLKRQQNRERYEEKRRNKQFQMEEQAEKKAVDDAQRPRAKEACKEKKVLEKKVALSRKRKRDSRKEGDTGNRKKGDSEGDAMKKDDSHKVGTSRGLPSKSLRRVSESSVSDEAHRRKSSSVSEEPGEPRKLSDKNRTHSFILDLEQGSDELLRQRPLGKFERHSRKDQHPKDRKDKERERSVSDESVKIKQKPEKKAETHGDESSQREGPEAKASSSEDKGEKKSSKLKVEKKRSSVSEGSAVEEGQRDVGSKKMKSPTAEAVKDKEKEKERTKGEKVAGKSDPRQPLHPDSTGSSEERSDLELGSEGIRRKDRFLKEGLKRSRSMTDTKHVEKHRSRLDSKDSDKEKSKGALSSPERQKPTSETEGEPRRSRDAEPGSSKGKILSEKSRSKSREESKTPTQSKPDKKASGQDTKSKAATSVSKTDSTKEKKKYGGAKEEKKPSEELSTEKSQETKSAKKPSEKKAKDPEKKGDTLADRRGGKAVDVAMGSPLSPVMAMGSPLSPVMPEIPETPDSAKASEPKESSVEVDPTAATSTPPATGVVAVSDDAFDALSDITPEPEDEDVATRLVECEEEPRPLPAEAAALLSLMEVCSSAERSFVTETEPEPEPEPEPMSEVTPIAGLSLQEADLKMKEAALTLLSMDPDMILSPSLINSHMTPVATEAITPPEEQATPTVGQAGEESLVDSSGNVQGAESTQPSQEMPADEHVHGEDVSDSIVAPVESTVVNPEETTPKDDAAEERMEEEKPSAATLASQVTSATTPSQNIEVGNEEVRSENDQDSQSASADVSADATKPKGRRRRPSSQSLASPSETCSTLTVSDITEVALADSTENEAAPSSTDEEAPSESAVTESEKSEKDQTEHDVSKQDEPSQKTSVTPDETPQVMTGPEAVLQDLPEEAQVTRGTRRGRQARLVKQSSSASQSDGQEEERGSDVSEMDDKSEGRVTRRGRRSAAAAAKDSSKSKAEKEGSGQSDMKLATEQQVEPDPESEKAPEAPEAPEPEAPRRGRSSRATAPPSESQQEEQGGEEAQKETEKEEETPVTRGRRSGAQTKEAPTGRTGLKRKRSEETEDSGEEVPAEEKMTSDGAEGESSSQPSEEATGETSHDVSSSLPEGHEESKQESAAEMKSDNLAMWEQQGEESEKPQKRTPRRGRPAKAAAASTEDTDKAAPEKKTKKGEEQEGEQKEEEEEEEGEEEEEEEDGGEEDGVKAKPRATTRSAARLEAEKNRPTKPSTRALSKAKEGSTPNKRAKGQASTAAKGARKRDASPPTPRTRGGQKSEEPPAKRTKR; encoded by the exons ATGGCTGGTTTACCTCCGGGAGACCCGCAGCTGGTCTCTATGATCGTTAATCACTTAAAAACTCAAGGTCTTTTTGATCAGTTCAGGAGAGACTGCTTAGCCGACGTGGATACAAAG CCTGCTTATTTGAACTTGAGGCAACGTGTGGACAACTTTGTGTCAAATCATCTCTCGAACCACACATGGAGCCCTCACCTCAACAAGAACCAACTGAGAAACAACATCAGACAATTAGTTCTGCA ATCTGGAATGCTCGAGCAGGGAGTGGACAGGATTGTGGCTCAAGTGGTGGATCCAAAAATCCACCACATTTTCCGGCCACAGGTTGAGAGGGTGGTCCGGGAGTTCCTATCCCCTGGGAGCCATGTTGAGGAACCCCCAGCATATTATCCTCAAGGGGAAGACCTCCACCTTCCACCTTCAG CTGTGATGTCAGCACCAGGCACTAGTGCAAATGCCATGTCTATCCTGGACACCATCAGCTCCCTGAACCAGGACGCAAGTACTCGAGCGGGCGGGGAGAAGGGACAGGAGGGGGAGCTGGACCTAGACGACGCTGTGCTGAATGGCAGCACCGGGGAACAAGACATGAGCCTcgtggaggatgaggaagaggagggagaggcggTGGAGAGTCAGCCCgaagaggagcaggaagagggcGAGAAGCCCGCGCTGGATGTGTTCAGCACCGAGATAAAAACTGAGGTCGTGAGCGAAGAGATggacatagacagagaggcGGAGAGCGAGGAGGtgaaaggggaggaggaggtaaaGGAGGACCCGGccgaagaggagagggagattaaAGAAGAGGAGGGCAAGGACAAAAGCATGAGTAGATCTCCCTCTAAGACTGCAGAAGAGGCACTGAGCAGAGATCAGGACACGAGCAAGACCATTAATGAGAAACAGAACATGCGACAGAAAGCCAGAGAAAGGCTCAAAGAAG AATACTCCCTGGAGGATTCCGATCTGGAGGGTCTGAGTGACATCACAGTGAGCTCTGTCCACACGAGTGACCTTTCCTCCTTTGAGGGCGAGAGTGATGGGGAGCCTCAGGCATCCGATTCCACAGAGGAGGGCGAGATCACATCTGAAG aTGAGAAAGCAGAGGAGACGAAAGCCAGCGCTGACGACGGCGAGGAGAACAAGGAGCGCAAGCCTGGGGCTCGTCGGCAAGGCTACGTGCACAAACCGTTCCTCTACTCTCGTTACTATAGCGACTCAGATGATGAAGACACTGTTGAGCAGCGCCGGCGGTCTGCG GCCaaagacaaagaggagagaCTGCTGAAGCGGCAGCAGAACCGCGAACGCTacgaagagaaaaggaggaacaAACAGTTTCAGATGGAAGAGCAAG CTGAAAAGAAGGCCGTGGATGACGCACAGAGACCCAGGGCCAAGGAAGCGTGCAAGGAAAAGAAGGTGCTGGAAAAGAAGGTGGCCCTCAGcagaaagcgaaagagagattCAAG GAAGGAGGGTGATACTGGAAACAGAAAGAAGGGTGATTCAGAAGGGGATGCAATGAAGAAAGAT GACTCTCATAAAGTGGGCACCTCAAGGGGCCTGCCTTCAAAGTCTCTGAGGAGGGTCTCGGAGTCCTCTGTGTCCGACGAGGCccacaggaggaagagcagcagTGTCTCGGAGGAGCCTGGTGAGCCCAGGAAGCTGTCGGACAAAAACCGCACGCATTCTTTCATTCTGGATCTGGAGCAGGGGTCCGACGAGCTGCTCCGACAGAGGCCCTTAGGCAAGTTTGAACGACATTCGCGCAAAGACCAGCACCCCAAAGATCGcaaagacaaggagagggagCGCAGCGTCTCCGATGAATCTGTTAAAATCAAGCAGAAACCTGAGAAGAAAGCAGAGACGCACGGCGATGAGAGCTCGCAGAGGGAAGGGCCTGAGGCAAAGGCCTCGTCATCTGAAGACAAAGGGGAGAAGAAGAGCTCAAAGCTGAAAGTTGAAAAGAAGAGGTCCTCTGTGTCTGAAGGGTCTGCTGTGGAGGAAGGGCAGAGAGATGTCGGGTCAAAGAAGATGAAGTCTCCCACAGCGGAAGCcgtgaaagacaaagaaaaggagaaagaaaggaccAAAGGAGAGAAGGTGGCGGGTAAAAGCGATCCCAGGCAGCCCCTTCATCCTGATTCCACTGGATCCTCGGAAGAGAGATCTGACCTGGAGCTGGGGTCGGAAGGGATCAGGAGAAAGGACAGATTTCTCAAGGAGGGCCTGAAACGATCAAGGAGTATGACTGATACAAAGCATGTAGAGAAGCACAGGTCCAGGCTCGACAGCAAGGACTCTGACAAGGAGAAGTCGAAAGGAGCTCTCAGCTCGCCCGAGCGGCAGAAGCCCACCTCTGAAACGGAGGGAGAACCTCGGCGCAGCAGAGATGCTGAGCCGGGATCATCGAAGGGGAAAATTCTGTCCGAGAAATCAAGGTCCAAGTCGAGAGAGGAATCAAAAACTCCAACACAATCCAAACCGGACAAGAAAGCTTCAGGTCAAGACACTAAGAGTAAAGCTGCTACCTCAGTCAGTAAAACGGACTCAacgaaggagaagaagaaatatGGTGGTGccaaagaggagaagaagcccTCGGAGGAACTTTCCACCGAAAAATCGCAGGAGACCAAGAGCGCAAAGAAACCGAGTGAAAAGAAGGCCAAAGATCCTGAGAAGAAGGGAGACACACTTgctgacaggagaggaggcaaaGCAGTGGACGTGGCTATGggttcccctctttctccagtcATGGCTATGggttcccctctttctccagtcATGCCTGAGATCCCTGAGACGCCTGACTCTGCAAAGGCCTCAGAGCCCAAAGAATCAAGCGTGGAGGTAGaccccaccgctgccaccagtACGCCTCCAGCCACCGGTGTTGTTGCCGTTTCTGACGACGCCTTTGATGCCCTGAGTGACATCACCCCAGAGCCTGAGGATGAGGATGTGGCCACACGGCTCGTCGAATGTGAGGAAGAGCCGAGGCCCCTGCCAGCCGAGGCTGCCGCCCTCCTGAGCCTGATGGAGGTGTGTAGCTCGGCAGAGAGAAGCTTCGTCACGGAGAcggagccagagccagagccagagccggAGCCAATGTCTGAAGTGACTCCAATTGCAGGGTTGTCATTACAGGAAGCTGACTTGAAAATGAAGGAAGCAGCCCTCACTCTGCTGTCCATGGACCCTGACATGATTCTCTCGCCGAGTTTGATTAACAGTCACATGACCCCTGTTGCTACGGAAGCCATCACCCCACCTGAGGAACAGGCCACACCTACCGTTGGGCAGGCTGGGGAGGAGTCATTGGTCGATTCTTCTGGAAATGTTCAGGGAGCTGAAAGTACCCAACCATCACAGGAGATGCCTGCAGACGAACATGTACATGGTGAAG ATGTCTCTGACAGCATTGTGGCCCCAGTAGAATCGACTGTGGTTAACCCAGAAGAAACTACACCAAAA GATGACGCAGCAGAGGAACGCATGGAGGAAGAAAAGCCCTCTGCTGCCACCTTGGCCTCTCAGGTCACTTCTGCAACTACACCATCACAGAACATAGAGG TGGGTAACGAAGAAGTGAGAAGTGAGAACGACCAAGACTCCCAGAGCGCCTCAGCT GATGTGAGCGCAGATGCAACTAAACCGAAGGGTAGACGCAGAAGGCCGTCCAGCCAGTCTTTGGCCTCTCCATCAGAGACCT GCTCGACCCTTACTGTGTCTGACATCACTGAAGTGGCCCTGGCAGACTCCACCGAGAATGAAGCGGCCCCCAGCAGTACAGACG AAGAGGCCCCCAGTGAATCTGCGGTCACAGAG TCTGAGAAGTCTGAGAAGGACCAGACAGAACATGACGTCTCTAAGCAGGATGAACCCTCACAGAAGACAA GTGTTACTCCCGATGAAACTCCTCAGGTGATGACAGGCCCAGAGGCT GTGTTACAGGACCTGCCTGAGGAAGCACAGGTGACCAGAGGAACACGGAGGGGTCGCCAGGCCAGACTAGTCAAACAGTCCA GCAGCGCCTCTCAGTCTGACggtcaagaggaggagagggggtcaGATGTGTCAGAGATG GATGACAAATCCGAGGGCAGAGTGACCCGCAGAGGAAGACGGAGCGCCGCAGCAGCAGCCAAGGACTCCA GTAAATCAAAGGCAGAGAAGGAGGGCAGTGGCCAGAGCGACATGAAATTAGCGACAGAACAACAGGTAGAG CCGGACCCCGAGAGTGAGAAGGCGCCAGAGGCCCCAGAGGCGCCAGAGCCAGAGGCCCCGCGCAGGGGACGCTCGTCCAGGGCCACCGCCCCAC CCTCTGAAAGCCAacaggaggagcagggaggagaggaggcgcagAAAGAG actgagaaggaagaggagaccCCTGTCACTAGAGGCAGACGCTCTGGAGCCCAGACCAAAGAAGCTCCCACAG GTAGGACTGGTCTGAAGAGGAAAAGGTCTGAAGAAACAGAGGATTCTGGGGAG GAGGTGCCTGCTGAGGAGAAAATGACCTCCGATGGAGCAGAGGGGGAGTCTTCCAGCCAGCCCTCTGAGGAGGCCACTGGTGAGACGTCTCATGATGTCT CATCGAGTCTGCCTGAAGGTCACGAGGAGAGCAAGCAGGAGAGCGCAGCAGAAATGAAATCTGATAAT TTGGCAATGTGGGAACAACAG GGAGAGGAGTCAGAGAAGCCCCAGAAGAGGACACCTCGCAGGGGGAGGCCAGCCAAGGCAGCAGCTGCTTCCACGGAGGACACAG ACAAGGCTGCACCTGAGAAGAAAACCaagaagggagaggagcaggaaggagagcagaaagaggaagaggaggaggaggagggggaggaggaagaggaagaagaagatggaggagaagaagacgGGGTTAAGGCCAAACCCAGAGCCACAACGCGATCTGCGGCGCGTCTGGAGGCCGAGAA gaACAGACCCACCAAGCCCTCCACTCGAGCCCTGAGCAAAGCCAAGGAGGGAAGCACTCCCAACAAACG AGCAAAAGGACAGGCCTCCACTGCAGCCAAGGGGGCGCGCAAACGTGATGCCAGCCCCCCAACCCCACGTACCCGAGGGGGGCAGAAATCAGAGGAGCCCCCCGCCAAACGCACAAAGAGATGA